The genomic window GTAAACCATCATGGTTCCGAAATAAGAAACATCGGTCATCATATCCCTGGCCATTTCGAGGTTTACATTCTTGGCTTTACGTAGTTCGTGCAAGGTATCTACATAATCGTTATAATGAGCCGATTGGCCTGGATTATGTATTTTTATAGTGTTGGGATCCAGATTTAATCCAAGTCTTTTAATCGTGTTGGTAATTTCGCTTGGATCGCCCAAGAGGGTGATGTCTACAATATCCTGGGTAATGAGTTTCTCCACTGCTTTTAAAATGCGTTCGTCATTTCCTTCTGGTAAAACAATATGTTTTTTATCGCGTTTGGCCCATTTAACCAGTTGGTATTGAAACATATGTGGCGTAATACCCTGATAGCTGAAAGTGATAATTTTATCATCCAGTGCTTTTATATCCACATATTTTTCAAAAAGCTCTATTGCCACTGCAATTTTCTTCTTGTTTTCAATTGTGATTTTGGAGTGGATACCGCCAATGGTTGTAGTGGTTTCGAAAGTTCCCTTTTTAACCGCTATTATTGGAATAATGGTTTGTAAACCTTCAATCAATTTAATAATCGGCTCATCTGGTAAACTGCCTGCGGTTAAAACAATGCCTGCAATTTTTGGGTAATTGGCTGATAAGTTGGCCTGAAGTGCGCCAATAATGATATCACCACGATCGCCGGGGGTAACAATAAGCAGGTTGTCTTTTATGTGCCTTAAAAAATTAGGCAACATCATGGCACCGGTCACAAAATTATCAACCTGGTTATCCAATAGTTCAGCTCCAAAAAGTACCTCACCACCTAGTGCCAATGTAATTTCTTTCATTGTTGGACTTTGCAGGCTAGTTTCAGTGGGAATAACGGCAATAAGTAATTCGGCTGGCAGTTGATTCGTTAAAGCTTGTTTAATACGGTCTGCCTCCTCCGGATTCACCATATTGGCCACTACGCCTAATACCTGCACATCTCGCAATAGGAAGTTACGGTAAATGTTGATAGCCGATTTAAAAAGCTCACTTGCTGTTTTGTTCTTTCCCGATACCACTATTAAAACTGGTGCACCTAAGTTTTTGGCCATTAAGGCATTCGATTCGAACTCAAATGCCATGCCTTCGCCTAAAAAGTCGCTGCCTTCAATAACGGTAAAATCATAGTTGTCCTCCAGTTTTTTATATTTACTGATAATGGTATTGATAATTGCTCCACTATCTTCTGCTTGGTGCAGCATTTCCTGTCGGGTAAAGGCAAAAGCATCCTCATATTTAACCGGGAGTGAGAAATAATCCAACATGGCTTCTACATGTTCATCTTTTTTATTCTGATCGTCTTGCGCAATAATGGGTTTAAAGTAACCTACCTTTTGCGTTTTGGCCAATAACATATTGATCATTCCGAAAGCAATTACTGATTTTCCGGTATAGGGTTCGGCCGAAGCAATGAATATATTTTTAGTCATAAATAAGGGTCAATGTATAGGAATAACCAATCACGCCCAATATAGTTGGAAATATCTATTTTAAAAACTAAAAGAGGTTAAGTTTTTAATTGCTTGATTAGAAAACTTGGGTCAGGTATTTCGATAGCCATAAATAGGAAACTTTAGTAATAAGCTGCGAGGCATCGTCATTGCGAGAAGGCTTTTTGAGCCGACGAAGCAATCTTACAACGATTGTTACTAGCGTGCGCTTTAAGATGTTTCGTTCCTCGAAATGACGAGCTTTCTATGGATTCTGTCAATGATAGCGGTTAGAATTTTTCAAATACATCGTAATGTTATGTTGGGAGGTATCGTCATCTCGACCGTAGTGTTCCAAAGGAACTCCTTTGGAGGAGAGATCTTTTAAGATAGTTCAAAGATTTCTCCATTCCACTGTGTTCCAGTCGAAATGACGACCGTTCTTTGCAATCTGTCAATGATCGCCTGTCGAAGTACCAGATTAATAGATAGTAAGTGTTTCGATTACTTATGTCGATTCAAATTGGAACCTTCTTGCCAGTGGTGGAGCCGTAATAGCTAAATTGAATCGGTTTTATGCATTTGATTCAATCAATAACTTTAACATTTTTAGCCTATGTATAAGTGGTAGGTTCACTTTTGCATCAGGATTAAGCTTTAAAGGCATAAAATGACTTTCCAGAAAATGATCATAATCGGTAATTACGGTAGCCTGATTCAGATAAATTGGAACGTCTTGCTTTCCTGCCTGGGTAAAAAAATCTTCTAGCTGCTGTATTTCTTGGATGGTCATACTGCAAAGTTATCATTCTATTTTGAGCAGATGGAATTATTTTTTTTTGACAGGTAGTATCTGCCTAATGCTCAATCATAATTATTTTTAAATATTGTTTGTACTAAAAATTTTAGTTTAAATTTGTTTTCCCTAATTAATTGTTTTAGTGTTCTAATCACATTGAAAGAGAATGAACAATAGTGAAATGAAAAAAGATATCCTCCGTTCAGATATGATTCAGGATATTTCATCACTTAAAAAAGAATATTGCCGAAAGGAGACCGCATGGCACCGAGATTGGAAATTGGCTTTCCCGCCATCATTTAGAGAAGTTGCTTTTTATGATGCAGCCAATGCCGATATCCATCGTGCTGATGTATTTACCCCATCCGGTTATACAATCGAGTTTCAAAATTCTCCGATCACATTGGCCGAGCTTAATAGTAGAGAGGCATTTTATCCAAATTTAATATGGGTATTGAATGGCAAAAAATTTAAGGGATTCAAAATATTGAAACATTTACCTGATGTGGATGATCCCAGGCTAAAGGATTATGAATTTTGTCATTCCGATCACCTTTCTATGGTTAGGAAATCAGAGGTAATGCAGGGGGTGCCCAATCCAAAAATACTTAATTTTTATCATCCCGAACTTCAGGGCATTAAACTCACCTCAAACCTTTACTCTTTTTGTTGGAAACAGCCACATAGTGTATGGTATTTAGCTACCGCAAAAATAATTGTAGACTTAGGTGGGTATTTTTTATATGAGCTAAAACAGCGTAACCAATTAAATGGAAATTATCCATACCTGAAAATGTTAAGTAGGAAAGCCTTTATCGATTGGCATACCCCACCAGAGCTTTAATTATAACCTTCGAAAAAATCAATTCGGTAATTAAGGATAAGATCAAAAGTGAAAAAAATGTAGCGTATTAAATCTCTTGATCTTAAGAAATTTAATACGCTAAACCGCATTATTTCATGCTATCGTTAATTTTGTTGATCATCACCAAATGGCTTTGAACTATTGGTGCAGTTTTCTTTGCAAAAGCTTTAAGATCTGCATCTTTCCCATCTCTTGATTCATCTTCCATTAATTTTAGTGTAGATTTATGGCCACTCACCATGGCATCAACATAAGCTTTATCAAAATCTGCTCCTGATTTTTTGCTCAGGTCATCCATTTTTTTCTTGTGTTCATCATCTACAGTACTTGGCAGTGTAATGTTTTTTTGTTTAGCAATGGCCGTTAATTCGGTGTTTGCCATGCCGTGGTCTTTTACCATCATGGTTGCAAATTCTTTAACCTGCGGATTGCTGCTTTTTTCGAGGGCCAGTTTTCCCAGTTCTACTTCAGCCATACCGCCAACAGCTGCCTGTGTAGTAAACTTCGCGTCAGCTCCATCTACTGCAATTCCTCCGGTGGCAACAGCATTGGTTGAACTGTCTTTAGCCATGTTTAAACTATCGGCACTTTCTTTGGCATCCTTGTTTCCTCCATTGCAGGCCTGAAATGCTAAGGCAGAAATGGCCAATAAATAAATTAACTTTTTCATATACTTCGTTTTTTGTTGTATCTACATAAACATGTTTTAAACCAAAAGGGTTTTAAGCTTTTAAAATAATCGGGTGTAGGTAAATGTCAGATGCTCAGCTGGGTAGGCTGGTTTTTGTAATAGGGGTAGTAGATAAGGTCTAAAATTTAACAATTCTTATTTGGACTTGATCTAAATAGAGGCTATATTTGCCGAAAACAAAAATGCCACACGGTTCAGACCCGTGTGGCTAAACCGGAAATCCGGCTCACCTTTAATCTCCATTAAAAGCCATGCAAATTAAGAAAATTTTGCTATTGGGCATGTTATGTGTCTGTGTAATTTTTACTTCTGCCCAACACCGATTATCGAGCATCTCGGGGCAAATCAAATCCAATGACGGAAATCCAATACCCGGGGCTACCCTTAAAATCCACAAAACCAATTATGGTACATTAACAGACCAAATTGGAAATTTTAAACTCTCCAATATTCCTCTGGGTAAATACACCATACAGGTATCTGCAATTGGTTTTAAAACACAGAAAAAAGAGATCAATGTAGCTGATGGCCAAATAAGCACTTTCAATTTCCACTTATCAGAATCTACCGAGCAAATGGAAACCCTAAATGTTATTGGTAGAACAGCCAACCAGCAAGTTAACCGTCAGGCGTTCAATGTAACCTCTATTGATGCAAAGAAACTGCACAACAGTACACTTGATATTTCTCATGCTTTAGACCGTGTTTCTGGAGTGAGGGTTAGAGAGGCAGGAGGCTTGGGTTCAAGAATGGATTTTTCTTTGAACGGTTTTACTGGCAGACAGGTTAAGTTTTTTATTGATGGAGTACCCATGGATAATTTTGGTTCATCATTCCAGATTAACAATATACCCATTAACCTTGCCCAACGTGTAGAAGTATATAAAGGAGTAGTTCCTGTTTGGTTAGGATCGGATGCATTAGGTGGTGCCGTTAATATTGTAACCGATAATACAACGAAAAGTTATATGGATGCCTCTTATTCATATGGTTCTTTCAATACGCATAAAACAGCTGTAAATGTAGGTTATACTGCGCCATCGGGATTTAAAATCCAGGTTAATGCTTTTCAAAATTATTCTGATAATGACTATAAGGTTACTACAGATGTTGCAGCCATTAATGGCCGTTATTTTAGAAACCAAGTGGTTAAACGCTTTAACGACACCTATCATAACGAAACCTTAATAGCCAGTGCGGGTGTAGTTAATAAATCATTTGCCGATCAGTTAATGTTTGGGTTAACCGTTGGGCAAAACTATTCTGAAATCCAAACTGGAGCAAGGATGGTTTCCGTTTTTGGTGATTGGCATAGAAAGGGCAGTATTTTAATGCCTACAGTTAAATATGCCAAAAAAGATCTGTTTGTTAAAGGATTGGACCTTCGCGTAAACGGGAATTTTAATTTTGGTACAGAACAAAATATAGATACGGTTTACCGTCGATACAACTGGTTTCAGGATTATAAAGAATACCCTGGGGCAGGCAGCGAACGAGAACGTTCGATGTATAAATTTCGTAACAACAACGGATTAGCTACTGCAAACTTAAGTTACACTGTTGATGAGCATCATTCAATGTCGCTAAACAATGTATACAATAGCTTTAACAGAACAGGTTCTGATGAACTGTATCCTGATGCCGAGAAATATGAGCAACCACGGATAAACAATAAAAATGTATTGGGTTTAGGTTATAAATTCAGTGCTTCTGAGAAGTGGAACACTTCTGTATTTGCAAAACAATTTTATCAGTCAAATAAATATTCGCAAAGCTATAATCCAAGTGGTAATTGGGGCGACATTGCTTATTTAACGCAAAAAAACAGCTATAGTAAAACCGGTTATGGTATTGCATCTACTTACTTTATTGTGCCAAATCTCCAGGTTAAGGCATCATACGAAAAAAGTTATCGTTTGCCAGAAACCGACGAACTTTTTGGCGATTTATTAAATCTCGAAGGGAATATTGCTTTAAAGCCCGAACAGAGCAGTAATTATAATTTAGGTTTTAGTTACCAGGCACAGTTAAACAAAATCCACCGGTTTAGTTTCGATGGAAATTTAATGTACCGCGATGCGAAAGACTTTATCAGACCAAGTTTAAATGCAAACCAAACCAAACAGGTGATGGGCAATGTAGCTAACGTAACCAATTTTGGGTTTGAATCGGAGGTTAGATATTCATTTAAGCAACTATTTACGGCAGGAGTAAACGTAACCTATCAGAATTTAAGAAATAATACCCGTTTTGAGCCAGGTCAAACCATGCAGAGTCCTTTATTTAGAGACCGGATTCCAAATATGCCTTATCTCTTTGGTAATGCAGATGCCTCACTTTTCTTTAACAACGTGGGTAAAAAAGGCAATACCCTTACCCTTGGTTATAACGTGCTTTACGTTCATGCTTATTATTTATCATGGCCGAGCCAGGGTACTTCAGAAACCAAATATGATATTCCCAGACAATGGATGCAGGATGTAAATGCTGTTTATACACTTGGCGGCGGTAAATATAATATTGGCTTAGAATGTAAAAATCTATTGGATAACCGCATTTACGATAATTTTTCTCTACAAAAGCCGGGCAGGGCATTTTATGCCAAGGTTAGATACTTTTTTAGCAACAACAGATAATTCCTAATCCTAAAATATTTTAACATGAAAACTAAATATATACTTCCTTTTTTAAGTTTATCCTTTCTGATCATCTTTTCGGGTTGCGACAAAGAACTGGATTCTTCAGAAGTTATAGATGTAGAAACCGAACTTACAGGGGCAACCAAATTTGTAATTTCTGCAACACCAATTGGTACTTCGGGCATTGCCGATTATTTATTGACGGCAAATTCTTTAGAATCGGGCATGGTAACCACTCAGGGAAACGGGATAGAGCAAGATGGATCTTACCGTTATTATCTTACACACAAAAACCGTTTTTTTAGTTTGCTATACGGACAGGGAAACCCAGGTGCTGTTACCTCTTACCGTTTAGACAGTGACGGAAAGTTAAAGAAACTTTCAAATTTTCAAAGTGAAACCGTACATCTTTTTGCGCCTGTGAAGGACGATGTTTTTACCATTAAAGTTCCAAGATCCGGAAATGAATTTGCAACCATGTTTAGGATAGATGCACGCAAATATCAGATTGTTGGTGAACAGCAGGTAAATATTGTAAAGCTTGCGGGCAATGGCGAAAGGGCGCATTTTACCTGGGCAACACAGGTTGGAGAAAAGCTATTTATACCTTATATGAGTATTAAAGGCGCTGCACCAGATGTATTTGGTACTTCATATCCCGACAGTTCCTGGGTGGCCGTTTATAGTTATCCTGATTTAAAACTGGAGAAAATCATCCGTGATAACCGCACCAGTTATATCGGCGCCTATTTCGTAAATGGTTTGGTTGAAACCGATAATGGAGATGCTTATGCTTTTTCATTTGCAGCAGCAACAAACGCAGGCATTCCGACGTCCAAAAATCCATCAGCTGTTATCAGGATCAATAAAGGAACTACCGAGTTTGATAAAAACTATTTCTTTAACGTACAGGAGATTTCTGGCGGACACCATATTGCGGGGCAAACTTATTTAGGAAAGGGTGTTTTTATTCTCCAAATGTATGCACAACCCAATTCGCTTTTAGGTACAGCGAGAAAATTTGCTGTTGTTGATGTAATCAGCAAAAGCTTCAAATGGATAACCGGTATCCCTGCAGATATCACCAGAACAACAACCATTAATAATTATGCGCCAAAAGATGGTAAAACCGGATACATAGGCATCACTACCGCGAGCGAAGGAAGTTATGTGTATGTATTCGATGCAGAAATTGCAGCTGCCAAAAAAGGCTTAAAGGTTGAGGGTGGAACAATCACTGCAATTAATGCCCTTCAATATTAAAATAAACTTATACGCTTAATTAAACAGAACAATGGCAACGGTAAATAAAACTATTCCGGCAAAGAAAAAAAATAAAGATTCGCTATTTAACAGAATCAATAAATGGCTTCACCTCTGGCTTGGCCTAATATCGGGTGTCATTGTCCTCATTGTTTGTATAACAGGCTGTATCTGGGTTTTTAATGAAGAAATTACAGGTTTATTGGAGCCTGAAACCAAAATTGAAAAGCAGGATAGGCCTGTGATTACACCATCGCAACTGAGTGCCATTGCGTTTAAGCTATATCCAGAAAAGATTCCTTCGTATGCACAATACCAACAGGGAAGGGCGATCAGTTTAAATTTAAGAGGAAAAAAGGATGAAGGACGACGCGGAGGAGGAACCAGTTTAAAAATTAATCCTTATACAGGAGAGGTAATCAGCAAAGTGGTTCACAAAAAAGGGGAGGTCGATTTTTTTAGGTTTATCCTCAACGGTCACCGTTTCTTGTGGTTACCTTATGCCATCGGAAGGCCAATTGTAAACTACGGAACCATGATATTTGTGGTTTTGTTAATTACCGGATTAATCTGGTGGTATCCTAAAAAATGGAACAAATCAACCCGCAACAAGAGTTTCAAAATTAAATGGGGCGCCTCATTTAAAAGGGTAAATCTCGATTTACACAATGTACTTGGCTTTTATTCTTTAATTTTTTTGCTTTTTATCGCCTTGACAGGGATGGTTTATGGCATTAAATGGTACAGTGAAGGTTTGTATTGGGTAACCTCTGGAGGTGATAAATTAGGTGATTTCCAGCGTTTGGAATCAGATTCTTTAGCTGTTGGAAAATTTTATACGCCACAAAAAGCAATGGATCTGGCTTGGCAAAAGGTAATTCGCCGTCATCCGAAATCGCAGGGTTTTTACTATAATTTTCCCGATACTTCAAAAGCAAAAGCCACGATCAACATTACGGTTTATCCCAATACAGGTCAGTTTTACAATAACCAGGGGTATACCTTCGATCAGCATACTTTAAAAGAATTTAAACGCGAAGGTGTTTATGCTATTGCTTACGAAGAAGCTGGTTTTGGTGGTAAACTTCGCAAAATGAATTACGATATCCATGTGGGGAGTATTTTGGGTTTCCCAGGTAAAGTGATGGCTTTTTTAGCCTCGCTAATAGGAGCAAGTTTACCTATAACCGGCTTTATCATCTGGTATGGTAGGAAATTCAAGAAGAAAGCGGTAAAGAAATCGCCCGTTTTAATCGAAAGCGATAATAAGCCTGTTGGTTTTAAGCCGAGAGCTAGAATTCCGGTAAAAAAAGTGGAAGAAGTTTTGGAATAACATTTTTTTATGAAACCGTCATGCTGTCCCGAATTTTCGGGATCAGCATCTTTTCTACTATTAAGACCCTGAAATGAATTCAGGGTGACGACACAAGAAAACCCGGACATTACCCGGGTTTTTCTTGTTTTAATACCTTACAATTTTACCTTTTTAGTTTTTGGTTCTGGTTTTTCAGGTAATTGTATCGATAAAATCAAATCGATGCTTTCCGAATTAGTTTCATAATCGGCTGCAATTTTTTCCCATCTTTTTAGTTCTGCCTGTAAGCTTTCGATTTCCTTACCCAATGATTCGATCTTATTCTGGATTGATTTTCTAACGTTTGTATTTGCCATATCACAAAATTATGATTTGATGGCATATCTTTAAACTTCTTTGTTATGAAGATGCCTGTAAAAAATGCTAAGTGTTCTCTTTCAATGAGTTTTATTCTTATAAAATTTTCAACAATGGTGAAGAACCACTGAATTTGCGCACGATAGTAAATAATTATGCAATCATTTGCTATTTTTACCCAACATCCCCCATAAAATATGAAGAAAAATAATAACTGCGATCTTAAAACCTGTTTTATGTGCCAACTCACATTAAAAGAGTGGCATTCTGCTATCGAGAGCCATAAACGAAATTTTATCGCTAAAAAAGGGGAAGTAATTATCAGAGAGGGTGATCCGGTGAGTGGTGTTTATTTTGTTGCTTCGGGTAATGTAAAAGTGCATAAACAATGGGGCGACAAAGAATTGATTTTACGTTTTGCAAACGATGGAGCTATAATTGGGCATAGGGGAATCAGCAGCAGTATTTCTACCTATCCAATATCGGCAACAGCTTTAGAAACCACCAAACTTTGTTTTGTAGATATCGATTTTTTTAAAACAACCATAAAAGTAAACCAGGAATTTGCTTACGGTTTGTTGATGTTTTACGCCGATGAATTACACGCTTCAGAAAAGAAAATGCGTAATTTAGCTTTAATGTCGGTTAAAGGAAGGCTTGCCGTGGCTATTTTAGGATTGAGAGATCAATTTGGATTAGATGCCGAAGGATTTTTAAATTTAGCACTAAGCCGTCAGGATCTGGCCGCATTTACCGGTGCCACTTACGAAACGGTTTTCAGGACCATGAACGAACTGTTAGCAGAAAAATTAATCGTGGTTAGCGGAAAGCAAATTGGTATTTTAAACGAAGCTGGACTAACAGAATTGAGCAGTAAATAACCCATTATGGATAGTTTATTGTATAAAATATAAATGATAGGAGAATTTAAAAGATTAAATCTCCTCAGATCATCGTCATTGCGAGAAGGCTTTTTCAGCCGACGAAGCAATCTTTATAGCAAGGATCACTAGCATGAAAGATTGCTTCGTCGTTCCTCCTCGCAATGACGACTTTTCTTTTGACTCTGTCATTGATAGCGTAGTCAAAGTGTTTTTCATTACATTTATTTCGCTCAGCTTAATTAATAACCAGTCTTTAAATTATTGATATAATATGTTGGGAATCGTTTTATGTGGTGGGCAGAGTTTACGGATGGGCACTGATAAGGCTTTGCTCAGCCATCAGGATAAATTATGGGCAGAGGTCGCAGCTGATAAGTTAAGCTCGCTTAATCTACCGGTAAAATTTTCAGTTAATCCATCGCAGCAAGAAACCTATGCAGGTTATTTTGGGAATGAGCAGCTGATAGTTGATCATTCTTTACTTGATATCAAAGGACCATTATTGGGGGTGCTTTCTGCGCACTTATCAAATCCAGAGGAAGATCTATTCTTATTGGCCTGCGATATGTTGTTGATGGAAATCAGATTGCTGGAAAAGCTAATCCATTCAGTTAATGCTGATGATTCTTTCGAGGCTTATATTTTTACCAAAGATGATCAGCAAGAACCCCTATGTGGGATTTATAAAGTTGAAGGTTTGAAAAAAAATGTACACCTGCTGCAAACCAATGGTTTAGCCAAACACAGCATGAAATATGCTTTAAGTAATTTACGAGTTTGCGAAACTGCCATTGAGGATCAGGATTATCGTTATTTCAGTAATTTTAACTCCCATGCCGAAATTAATGGTTTATAACAATTGCAAGGCCGATTGATCAATCTTAGTAAAATTCTCTTTCTCTCCTTCACAAAGCACGCAACAATAATCTTCCGGTAAATCTTTAAATGCCGTACCTGGGTTAATGTTGTTTTCAATTTCGCCAATGCGCTCGTTGTACACTGTTAAACAATTGTTACACTGGTATAAAAACTCGCCGTCTTTTTTTATCGTTTCTTCAGTTTGAAAACTCTGTTTTTGACTACCGGTTTTTATCGCATTTAAACGGTATTTGTAAAACTTAAATATCGAACGCCTTATTTGTTCTGGTAATAAAAAACTAGGATTACCCCTGCTAAAAATTTCACCTGTACGCTCGTTGGGGTTAAAATCCTTAGCACACAAAATGTCATAAACGGGGAGTAGTTTTAACCCCAATACATTAATCAAGTGTCGTTTTTGGATCAGGATACTACTAAAAACCTCACTTTTTTTGCGTGTTTTAATGCCAAAACAGATTCCAAAAGTCCTGGTATCGTCGATGCTTAAATGTTTAACGAGGAAATTTTTTAATGCTAAGCCTTCGTTACAATTGTCTTCCACCTGAAAGTTAAGTTCGTTGGCCGCATGCCGCATATTGATCTCAAATTCTTCGAGCAAGCTATTCCAAAGGTTTTTATCTTTTTCATCAATCCCTTTTATAATAATGGTTTTCCAGGAGGTACAGCACAACTGACCGAGTTTGGTATCTAAACAAAGCTGGCAGAGTTTCTTTAAAAACGGAATGCTGAACAATTCATCACGCCTGTAAATACCTAACCAGTATTTGTTGTTGTAGCGGTTTAAGCCTTCGTAATAAGGCAAGTTAAATGATGATAGGGATACGGTATTTTCGGCCTGTTTAAGAATGAGGTTGTCATGATCTAAAAGTGCAAAGAGCGCTTCACCATTGGCTTGTGGATTATCTACAAACTGTGACTGATTGTTTTTGATAATACCCTCCAGCGCTTTGGTAACCTGTGCAATATGGTTGGTGTAACAAAGCTGATTCCATTCATAGGTTACATTGGTTTTTGGAAACCGGATAATCAAATGCCAATAATGTTCGGATTGTGAAGACGCAATCCAGTTGATATTACCCGTTAACATGGGGGTAAAACTTTGGTCGCTATCGCAGATATTAACCTTAACGGAAGGTTTAAAGTCGATGTCGTCTAAAACATCTTTGTATACCCCTTCAGTAAGCCAGGTTTTGCGGATAAAAATCTCTTCAGCAGGATAAGAACTGATAATATTCGGGAAATTATTGGAGTCTACTTCGTAATCGATCCCGAGTTTATCCATTTCACCTGTAAATATGGCAATATTATAGGTTGTAGTATCAATCAATAACTGCTGACGGAGGCCGAAACGAACATATTGGATCCGCGCTTTTGTTGCCGCAACCAGGATATTATACAAATTGCCCGGTGATATGATGCCGCCTGGAAAGTTAATGATTATGGTTTGATACATGGTTTAGCTATTTAAAAGTCCAAATTCTACTACTGCCTTTGGGAAGTTTTTGTTTTCGTGTCCTGGTCTGCATAATTTTAAAAGCGCAAACCTTTGGATATTAGTGAGTTTTCGCCATTGGTTTAAGGAGAGCTGCAAAGCTAATTCTGTCGCCTTTTCTCTTAGCATCGTAGGGATTTGATGTAGGTTTCCCCAATCAGGCAACGGGTCAATAGGTAGCGTGGTAGCTTGATTTCCAGTATATTTGGTAATCAGGCCAATCAGAAATTGATGGTATTTATCTGTTTGTTCTTGAGTTGAAACCGGTAGTAAAGCCAATTGGATTCTTTCTGACGGATGAAATTTG from Flavobacterium sp. W4I14 includes these protein-coding regions:
- a CDS encoding hypothetical protein (product_source=TIGR02664; pfam=PF09655; superfamily=48366; tigrfam=TIGR02664) is translated as MKVKIGPSEFKNLKGIEYFKFEEDFIEENVRCIPMIVRFKMDAAGIKLKLAEWSKFHPSERIQLALLPVSTQEQTDKYHQFLIGLITKYTGNQATTLPIDPLPDWGNLHQIPTMLREKATELALQLSLNQWRKLTNIQRFALLKLCRPGHENKNFPKAVVEFGLLNS